CACGCCGATCAGCGCCTGCTCGCGCGGCCACAGCCGCCCGCTCTCCGCCGTCACCACCGACGCCAGCGAGAACGCCGCCAGCGTGTGCCCCGACGGAAACGACTGATAGTCCCCCGCCGACCCGAACCCACGCCCCAGCTTGAAATCGTGCGGATCGTGGATGTTCACCCGCGGCCTCGCCCGGCCCGCCACGCTCTTGAGCACCCACCCCACCACCGACGATCCGATGATCGCCTCGCTCGCGTGCCCCCCGATGTCGGCCATCGTCCTATCGTGCGTCAGCCGCCCCGCGATGTACAGCCCGCCCCCGATGATCACCGTGCCCGGATCGGCCAGCTCGCGGAACACGGTGGCCGTGTTCTTCAGCGCCGCGTTGCTCTGATTGGACGGCAACTGCGAACGCTCGGCGATGCTCTCGTCCAGCGGCCACACGGCCACCATCCCGGCCACGAATCCCCCCGCCAGCCACCCATCCGCCCTGGTGAACAGCGGCGGCGGCGCAGTCGCGCTATCGCGCCCCGCCGCCGTCCCCTGCGCCCACGCCACACTCGGCGCCACCATCGCCATCACCACACCCACCATCCACCGCGATCTCGATTTCAAGCCCATTTCCCCGTAGTTAGCCGTTGTCCCTCCTACCCCCCTACCCCCCTACCGTCCTACCGTCCTAAAGGCAGCAGTTTGGATCGCAAAGTGATCTCCGCACTCTGCCGCAAATCATCCAGGAACATCATCTGCGCCTCGTACGCCAGCGCATGGTCCTGTACCACCGCGTCCAACTCGTAGTTCATCGCCACGCCCAAAAAGTTCACGTCCGTCGAGCCCACGCGCACCCAGCTCCCGTCGATCACGCTCGTCTTGGCGTGCATCATCTC
The Gemmatimonadaceae bacterium DNA segment above includes these coding regions:
- a CDS encoding phosphatase PAP2 family protein, yielding MKSRSRWMVGVVMAMVAPSVAWAQGTAAGRDSATAPPPLFTRADGWLAGGFVAGMVAVWPLDESIAERSQLPSNQSNAALKNTATVFRELADPGTVIIGGGLYIAGRLTHDRTMADIGGHASEAIIGSSVVGWVLKSVAGRARPRVNIHDPHDFKLGRGFGSAGDYQSFPSGHTLAAFSLASVVTAESGRLWPREQALIGVLTYGGATLSGLSRIYNNAHWASDVMLGAGIGTLTGLAVVRYQHGHPGNWVDRIFLHEVSVAPAVGGGMMVGVNLQR